In one Candidatus Peribacter riflensis genomic region, the following are encoded:
- a CDS encoding tryptophan-rich sensory protein has protein sequence MNPADTALWYAAQKKPFFAPPAWIFGPVWTVLYVIILISFSFVLWKVIKGHWSAWVIVPFGINLVANLAFSPIQFGLRNNLLAFLDILVVLGSLIWMLRTVAPLSAWVMWAQVPYLLWVSFATVLQASVTWLNR, from the coding sequence ATGAACCCCGCAGATACCGCCCTCTGGTACGCGGCGCAGAAGAAACCGTTCTTCGCTCCGCCGGCATGGATCTTCGGACCCGTGTGGACCGTGCTGTACGTCATCATCCTCATCTCCTTCAGCTTCGTGCTCTGGAAGGTGATCAAAGGGCACTGGTCTGCGTGGGTGATCGTGCCGTTCGGGATCAACCTCGTCGCCAACCTAGCCTTCTCGCCCATTCAGTTCGGACTCCGGAATAATCTGCTCGCATTCCTCGATATCCTCGTGGTACTGGGATCCCTCATCTGGATGCTCCGCACCGTCGCTCCCCTCTCGGCTTGGGTGATGTGGGCGCAGGTGCCCTACCTGCTCTGGGTGAGCTTTGCCACCGTGCTGCAGGCCAGCGTGACGTGGTTGAACCGGTGA
- a CDS encoding Homocysteine S-methyltransferase/B12 binding domain/Pterin binding enzyme: MDLRATLDSGRVLLLDGAMGTELHKHGLQGQCDAHQKHPGKVIALHDAYLRAGAQAITTNTFLLNRLTPAAVRDKPDLDFLNRVGVELARNVAGEDHFVLGGMGPTGRVFDMDPLMTDEAVRAAYLAQAQILAEEGTDGLIIETMTSLREALLALEACREVTDKPVIVSMSYYTMNRGIRTMNGETAAECAKLLTERGADSVGTNCSTFLMREMAQVVAAMRSAVTKVPIIAQPNAGQPHGEEGTYIMTPQEFADGVKLCIEKGATMVGGCCGAGPECIAEVGKRLS; encoded by the coding sequence ATGGATCTACGCGCAACGCTCGATTCCGGCCGCGTCCTGCTGCTCGATGGCGCCATGGGCACGGAGCTTCATAAGCATGGCCTGCAGGGCCAGTGCGATGCCCACCAGAAGCATCCCGGCAAGGTCATCGCCCTTCACGATGCCTACCTGAGGGCGGGGGCGCAGGCCATCACCACCAATACCTTTCTCTTGAACAGGCTCACGCCTGCCGCCGTGCGCGACAAGCCCGACCTCGATTTCTTGAATCGCGTGGGTGTGGAGCTGGCGAGGAATGTGGCCGGGGAGGACCACTTTGTTCTGGGTGGTATGGGGCCCACCGGACGGGTCTTCGACATGGATCCCCTCATGACCGATGAGGCGGTACGGGCGGCCTATCTGGCACAGGCGCAGATCCTGGCCGAAGAGGGGACAGATGGTCTCATCATCGAGACGATGACGAGTTTGCGTGAGGCACTGCTGGCCCTCGAAGCCTGCCGCGAGGTGACCGATAAGCCCGTGATTGTTTCGATGTCCTACTACACCATGAACAGGGGTATCCGGACGATGAATGGCGAGACTGCGGCGGAGTGTGCGAAGCTTCTCACAGAGAGGGGAGCGGACTCCGTCGGAACCAATTGCAGCACCTTCCTGATGCGTGAGATGGCGCAGGTGGTCGCGGCCATGCGCTCCGCTGTGACAAAGGTGCCGATCATCGCGCAGCCCAATGCCGGCCAGCCGCATGGTGAGGAGGGGACGTACATCATGACGCCGCAGGAGTTTGCGGATGGAGTAAAGCTTTGTATCGAAAAAGGTGCGACGATGGTGGGTGGGTGTTGCGGGGCGGGGCCGGAGTGTATTGCGGAGGTGGGGAAACGGCTTAGTTAA
- a CDS encoding DNA (cytosine-5-)-methyltransferase, with the protein MDICLHIQEENGNSNASWCRMAMQSMQRRVISLFTGAGGLDIGFEKAGFEISIAVESDPACCSTLRANRPSLIVIEDKIENIPSEKILTLSGLQPLETDLVIGGPPCQPFSLAGERRGLEDPKGMLLMEFVRVIRETLPKGFVLENVKGLLNWDGGRARDLLLTELVKPISYKGKTYQYEVEVRLLNACDYGVPQKRERVVFVGNRIGVKFKFPTPTHADKTIASIKKLKKYRTVWDAIGNLPPPDEPSETAKMVAQTIRGRIAKHGY; encoded by the coding sequence ATGGACATCTGTCTTCACATACAAGAGGAGAATGGAAACTCCAATGCGTCATGGTGTAGAATGGCGATGCAATCTATGCAAAGGAGGGTCATTAGCCTTTTCACCGGCGCAGGAGGTTTGGATATTGGCTTTGAGAAGGCAGGCTTTGAAATTTCTATTGCTGTTGAGTCCGATCCTGCTTGTTGCTCAACACTTAGAGCAAATAGGCCGTCTCTAATTGTTATTGAAGATAAGATTGAGAATATCCCATCAGAGAAGATTCTGACACTTTCAGGGCTTCAACCGCTAGAGACAGATTTAGTTATTGGCGGTCCACCTTGCCAACCATTTAGCCTAGCCGGTGAACGCAGAGGACTGGAGGACCCCAAAGGTATGTTGCTGATGGAATTCGTTCGGGTCATACGAGAGACCCTTCCTAAGGGTTTTGTGCTTGAAAATGTAAAAGGATTACTAAACTGGGACGGGGGAAGGGCGAGAGATCTACTTCTGACTGAATTGGTTAAACCAATTTCCTACAAGGGAAAAACTTATCAATACGAAGTTGAGGTCAGGCTACTTAATGCATGTGACTATGGAGTGCCACAAAAACGAGAACGCGTTGTATTTGTTGGAAATCGAATCGGCGTTAAATTCAAGTTTCCAACTCCTACGCATGCTGATAAGACTATTGCATCAATAAAGAAACTTAAGAAATATCGCACAGTTTGGGATGCAATTGGCAACTTGCCACCCCCTGATGAACCATCTGAAACAGCAAAAATGGTGGCACAGACAATTCGTGGTAGAATTGCTAAGCATGGTTACTAA